A region of the Candidatus Methylomirabilota bacterium genome:
TCGGAGCGGGGGAAACTGCCCGCTTGGGGAGGCCGGCGCCACCTGATGGACTACGCGTTCCTTGTCGACACCTATGCGAGCGAGCGTCTCAAGACTCTCTCGGTGTGGGCGATGTTCGACGATGCCGACCTCGACGTTCGGCCGCACCCGAATCTCGCACGTGACCGCACGTTCCGCGAGCACATGGTTCATCAGTGCCTAAGCGAGGATAAGTGGTTCACGGGAATGCTAGCGATCGACGTCGGCGCGCCGCCGCTCGCCGCCGAGGAGACGCGCTTAGCCTTTATCCGCCGGTACGCCGAGGATTCGGCGAAGCGACTCACCCGGCTCGGGGAGAAGGATGCCGAGTGGTGGAAGCAGAACGTCGCGTTCTTCGACACGATCCACAGCCGCGCGTGGATCATGGTGAGACGCATCGCACACACGGCGCACCATCGCGCGGAGCAGACGACGCTGCTGAGACTCCTGGGCCGTCAGGTCTGGAGCGTATACGGGCCCTCCGTGGACACCGGTGGCCTGCCGGCGAACGGCGCGCGCACGATCTATGCGTATCCGAGCATCGAGGCGCTTATCGCCGGGGAATCGCGCGGAGGGGAAAAGACGGTGTTGCCCGGCCCGGGTTCGCACCCGAGCACGGAGCGCTCGGGGCAGTCGTAGCCGGGCGCCGAGCCCCTCGCCCCTGTGCACAACGAGATCGAGCCG
Encoded here:
- a CDS encoding DinB family protein, coding for MDYAFLVDTYASERLKTLSVWAMFDDADLDVRPHPNLARDRTFREHMVHQCLSEDKWFTGMLAIDVGAPPLAAEETRLAFIRRYAEDSAKRLTRLGEKDAEWWKQNVAFFDTIHSRAWIMVRRIAHTAHHRAEQTTLLRLLGRQVWSVYGPSVDTGGLPANGARTIYAYPSIEALIAGESRGGEKTVLPGPGSHPSTERSGQS